Below is a genomic region from Bordetella pertussis 18323.
CAGGACCGCGACGTCACCATCGCGCAGGCGCTCAAGGCGCACGGCTACGTGACCGCGCAGTTCGGCAAGAACCACCTGGGCGACCGCGACGAATACCTGCCCACCAAGCACGGCTTCGACGAATTCTTCGGCAACCTCTATCACCTCAACGCCGAGGAAGAGCCCGAGCGGCCATACTGGCCCCAGGACCCCAAGGATCCGGTGGTCAAGGCGTACAAGCCGCGAGGCGTCATCAAGGCCAGCGCCGACGGCAAGATCGAGGACACCGGCGCGCTGACCTCCAAGCGCATGGAGACCATCGACGACGAAACCGTGGGCGCCGCGCTGGACTACATCGACAAGCACGGCAAGGGCGACAAGCCATTCTTCGTGTGGATGAACACCACGCGCATGCACATCTATACGCATATCCGGCCCGAGCACCAGGGCAAGAGCGGGATGCCCGGCAACGACTACGCCGACGGCATGTGGGAGCATGACCAGGACGTCGGCAAGCTGCTCAAGAAGCTGGACGACCTGGGCATCGCCGACAACACCATCGTCGTCTACACGACCGACAACGGGCCCAACCAGTTCAGCTGGCCGGACGCCGCCACCACGCCGTTTCGCAACGAGAAGGACTCGAACTGGGAAGGCGCGTTCCGGGTGCCGGCCATGGTGCGCTGGCCCGGCCATATCCCGGCGGGCGTGACCAAGAACGGCATGGTGTCCGGGCTGGACTGGTTCCCGACGCTGCTGGCCGCGGCGGGCGAGGGCGACATCAAGGAAAAGCTGCTCAAGGGCTGGAGCGCCGGCGGCGGCAAGGATTACAAAGTGCACCTGGACGGCTACAACCAGCTCGAGTACCTGACCGGCAAGAGCGACAAGAGCGCGCGCAACGACTTCTATTACTTCAACGACGACGGCCTGCTGGTCGCCATGCGAATGGAGAACTGGAAAATCGTGTTCTGCGAACAGCGCGCGCCCGGCGGCTTCGACGTGTGGAAGGATCCCTTCGTGTGCCTGCGGGTGCCCAAGGTGTTCAACCTGAGGATGGACCCCTACGAGCGCGCCGATATCGTGTCCGACCAGTACTACGACTGGCTGTCCAAGAACGCCTACCTGGCTTTCATCGGCTCGGCCAAGGCCTCGGAATTCCTGGAGACCTTCGTCGAGTGGCCGCCCAGCCAGCGTCCTGCCAGCTTCAGCGTGGACCAGGTGCAGGAGGAGGTGGATCGCAAGATCATGCAGTACTTCGAAGAGCAGAAGAAGAAGCAGGGCAAGTAGGCGCGGGCGGGCGCGGGCGGGCCCCGCGCCCGCTTGCGTCGCGCACGCCATGGGCATGTCTTTTACGGATCACTCGACATGAGCAGTACACCCTTGCGGGCCGGGCGCGCGGCGGCGCCGCCGCGCGCCGAAGCGCGGCCGCTGGCCGGACTGTGGGCGCCGGCCCTGTTGCTGGCGCTGTCCGGCACCGCGGCGCTGATATTCCAGATCCTGTGGATCAAGCAGTTGTCGCTGATCGTCGGCGTGGAAGTGCACGCCATCGCGCTGGCGCTCAGCGCCTTCTTCCTGGGACTGGCGGCCGGCGGCTGGTGGCTGGGGCGCCGGGCCGACCGCAGCCTGCGCCCGCTGCGCCTGTACGCGGCCATCGAGGCCGGCGTGGCGGTCCTGGCGCTGGCGGTCACGCTGGCGCTGGCGCGCGCCGCGCCGCTCTTCGTGCAGGGCGAGCAGTACAGTCCCTGGCTGGCCTGGCTGGCGGTGCTGCTGCTGGTGGGCGCCGCGCCGTTTCTCATGGGCGGCACCTTGCCGGTGCTACTGCGTATTGACAGTTCACAGCTAGCTGTGAAGATTCAATAGGTTGTATGCATGGTTCATCCGAACCGGATTTGAGAAACTGGAAATCGCCAACCCCCCAGTTCACTCAAGGAGCCCGGCCGGATGAACACCCATAAGCATGCCCGATTGACCTTCCTACGTCGACTCGAAATGGTCCA
It encodes:
- a CDS encoding arylsulfatase, with protein sequence MNARRWLTAALVAAGGLAMAAGAHAQAQGEAAKPQASGKPPNILVIFGDDIGQANISAYTRGVVGYTTPNIDRIAKEGIIFMDYYAENSCTAGRSSFITGQSPRRTGLSKVGVPGVDVGLQDRDVTIAQALKAHGYVTAQFGKNHLGDRDEYLPTKHGFDEFFGNLYHLNAEEEPERPYWPQDPKDPVVKAYKPRGVIKASADGKIEDTGALTSKRMETIDDETVGAALDYIDKHGKGDKPFFVWMNTTRMHIYTHIRPEHQGKSGMPGNDYADGMWEHDQDVGKLLKKLDDLGIADNTIVVYTTDNGPNQFSWPDAATTPFRNEKDSNWEGAFRVPAMVRWPGHIPAGVTKNGMVSGLDWFPTLLAAAGEGDIKEKLLKGWSAGGGKDYKVHLDGYNQLEYLTGKSDKSARNDFYYFNDDGLLVAMRMENWKIVFCEQRAPGGFDVWKDPFVCLRVPKVFNLRMDPYERADIVSDQYYDWLSKNAYLAFIGSAKASEFLETFVEWPPSQRPASFSVDQVQEEVDRKIMQYFEEQKKKQGK